A region of Streptomyces sp. TG1A-60 DNA encodes the following proteins:
- a CDS encoding glycine betaine ABC transporter substrate-binding protein gives MADDVLPGSVGQGRPLKGADLTVTSKDFTENLILGAVMGIAFQAAGAEVVDRTGIQGSFGAREAVRSGEADAMYEYTGTAWITYQGNSTPITDPRRQWEEVRDADLGNGLTWLPPSALDNTYALALNRPNSARYGTKSLSDVAVLAAKDPEAVTLCVESEFANRADGLPGMQKAYGMSLPAANITQMDSGIIYTQAAKGSCLYGEVYTTDGRIESMKLAVMDDDRKFFPHYNAAPEINSETLEEWPEIADVLAPITENLNNDVARKLNARVDVDGEDPHRVALDWMVAEGFVREG, from the coding sequence ATGGCCGACGACGTGCTGCCGGGCTCGGTCGGGCAGGGCCGACCGCTGAAGGGCGCCGATCTGACCGTGACGTCCAAGGACTTCACCGAGAACCTGATCCTCGGTGCCGTCATGGGCATCGCCTTCCAGGCGGCCGGTGCGGAGGTGGTCGACCGCACCGGCATCCAGGGTTCGTTCGGCGCCCGGGAGGCGGTGCGGAGCGGGGAGGCGGACGCCATGTACGAGTACACGGGCACCGCCTGGATCACCTACCAGGGCAACAGCACACCCATCACCGACCCCCGGCGGCAGTGGGAGGAGGTCCGCGACGCCGACCTCGGCAACGGTCTGACCTGGCTGCCGCCCTCCGCGCTCGACAACACCTACGCCCTCGCCCTGAACCGGCCCAACTCCGCCAGGTACGGCACGAAGAGCCTCTCCGACGTCGCCGTGCTCGCGGCGAAGGACCCCGAGGCCGTCACCCTGTGTGTGGAGAGCGAGTTCGCCAACCGCGCGGACGGACTGCCCGGCATGCAGAAGGCGTACGGCATGAGCCTGCCCGCCGCGAACATCACCCAGATGGACAGCGGCATCATCTACACCCAGGCGGCGAAGGGGAGCTGCCTGTACGGGGAGGTCTACACGACCGACGGGCGCATCGAGTCGATGAAGCTCGCGGTGATGGACGACGACCGGAAGTTCTTCCCCCACTACAACGCGGCCCCCGAGATCAACTCCGAGACGCTGGAGGAGTGGCCGGAGATCGCCGACGTCCTCGCCCCCATCACGGAGAATCTGAACAACGACGTGGCGCGGAAGCTGAACGCCAGGGTGGATGTGGACGGGGAGGACCCGCACCGGGTGGCGCTGGACTGGATGGTGGCGGAGGGGTTCGTGAGGGAGGGCTGA
- a CDS encoding molybdopterin cofactor-binding domain-containing protein, producing MSNETVIATPTGPGEAASAPEQLPHGLGASLPPADARAKSEGTFPYAADLWAEGLLWAAVLRSPHPHARIVSIDTSHARDMPGVRAVVTHEDVPGVALHGRGRADRPLFASEVVRHHGEPIAAVAADHPDTARMAAAAVIVEYEVLDPVVDPEQAFEAEPLHPDGNLIRHIPLRHGDPNAAGEIVVEGQYRIGRADPAPIGAEAGLAVPRPDGGVELYLASTDPHTDRDAAAACYGLAPDRVKIVVTGVPGATADREDQGFQLPLGLLALKTGCPVKLTASREESFLGHAHRHPTLLRYRHHADAEGRLVKVEAQLLLDAGAYADTSSEALAAAVSFACGPYVVPNAFIEGWAVRTNNPPSGHVRGEGAMQVCAAYEAQMDKLAKKLGLDPAELRMRNVMSTGDVLPTGQSVTCPAPVAELLQAVQEFPLPALPKDTPEEEWLLPGGPEGAGEPGAVRRGVGYGLGMVHMLGAEGADEVSTATVKVHDGIATVLCAAVDTGQGFSTLARQIVQETLGIDEVHIAQVDTDQPSAGPGCRGRHTWVSGGAVERAAKMVRTQLLQPLAHKFGMSTELLQITDGKITSYDGVLSTTVAEALDGKELWATAQCRPHPTEPLDGAGQGDAFVGLAFCAIRAVVDVDIELGSVRVVELAVAQDVGRVLNPAQLAARIEAGVTQGVGVALTENLRTPRGLIRHPDLTGYALPTALDAPDIQIVKLVEERDVVAPFGAKAASAVPVVTSPAAIAAAVRAATGRPVNRLPIRPQAAVVTGA from the coding sequence GTGAGCAACGAAACCGTCATCGCGACGCCCACGGGGCCCGGGGAGGCCGCGTCCGCGCCCGAGCAGCTGCCCCACGGCCTGGGCGCGTCGCTGCCGCCCGCCGACGCCCGTGCCAAGTCGGAGGGCACCTTCCCGTACGCGGCCGATCTGTGGGCCGAGGGCCTGCTGTGGGCGGCCGTGCTCCGCTCGCCGCACCCGCACGCGCGCATCGTGTCCATCGACACGTCCCACGCGCGCGACATGCCGGGCGTACGGGCCGTCGTCACCCACGAGGACGTGCCCGGCGTCGCCCTGCACGGCCGCGGCAGGGCGGACCGGCCCCTGTTCGCCTCCGAGGTCGTACGCCACCACGGCGAGCCCATCGCGGCCGTCGCCGCCGACCACCCGGACACCGCGCGGATGGCCGCCGCCGCCGTCATCGTCGAGTACGAGGTACTCGACCCGGTGGTCGACCCGGAGCAGGCCTTCGAGGCCGAGCCCCTGCACCCCGACGGCAACCTGATCCGGCACATCCCGCTGCGCCACGGCGACCCGAACGCGGCCGGCGAGATCGTCGTCGAGGGCCAGTACCGCATCGGCCGCGCGGACCCGGCCCCCATCGGTGCCGAGGCCGGCCTCGCCGTGCCCCGCCCCGACGGCGGCGTCGAGCTGTATCTGGCCTCCACCGACCCGCACACCGACCGCGACGCCGCAGCCGCCTGCTACGGGCTGGCACCCGACCGTGTCAAGATCGTCGTCACCGGTGTCCCCGGTGCCACCGCCGACCGCGAGGACCAGGGCTTCCAGCTCCCACTCGGCCTGCTGGCCCTGAAGACCGGCTGCCCGGTGAAGCTGACCGCCAGCCGCGAGGAGTCCTTCCTGGGCCACGCCCACCGGCACCCGACCCTGCTCCGCTACCGTCACCACGCGGACGCCGAGGGCAGGCTCGTCAAGGTGGAGGCGCAGCTCCTGCTCGACGCGGGCGCGTACGCCGACACGTCGTCGGAGGCGCTGGCCGCCGCCGTCTCGTTCGCCTGCGGCCCGTACGTCGTACCGAACGCCTTCATCGAGGGCTGGGCGGTACGCACCAACAACCCGCCCTCGGGCCATGTGCGCGGCGAGGGCGCGATGCAGGTCTGCGCCGCGTACGAGGCGCAGATGGACAAGCTCGCGAAGAAGCTGGGGCTCGACCCGGCGGAACTGCGCATGCGCAACGTGATGTCCACGGGTGACGTGCTGCCGACGGGCCAGTCGGTGACCTGCCCGGCCCCCGTCGCCGAACTCCTCCAGGCCGTCCAGGAGTTCCCGCTCCCGGCGCTGCCCAAGGACACGCCCGAGGAGGAGTGGCTGCTGCCCGGCGGCCCCGAGGGCGCGGGCGAACCCGGCGCGGTCCGCCGTGGCGTCGGCTACGGCCTCGGCATGGTCCACATGCTCGGCGCCGAGGGCGCGGACGAGGTCTCCACCGCCACCGTGAAGGTCCACGACGGCATCGCGACCGTCCTGTGCGCGGCCGTCGACACCGGCCAGGGCTTCTCCACCCTCGCCCGGCAGATCGTCCAAGAGACCCTCGGTATCGACGAGGTCCACATCGCCCAGGTCGACACCGACCAGCCCTCGGCGGGTCCAGGCTGCCGAGGCCGTCACACCTGGGTCTCGGGCGGCGCGGTGGAACGTGCGGCGAAGATGGTCCGCACCCAACTGCTGCAGCCGCTCGCGCACAAGTTCGGCATGTCCACGGAGCTGTTGCAGATCACCGACGGCAAGATCACCTCGTACGACGGTGTCCTGTCGACCACGGTCGCGGAGGCGCTGGACGGCAAGGAACTCTGGGCCACCGCCCAGTGCCGTCCGCACCCCACCGAGCCGCTGGACGGCGCCGGCCAGGGCGACGCGTTCGTGGGCCTGGCGTTCTGCGCGATCCGGGCCGTGGTGGACGTGGACATCGAACTCGGCTCGGTACGGGTCGTGGAGCTGGCCGTCGCCCAGGACGTCGGCCGGGTCCTCAACCCGGCCCAGCTCGCCGCGCGTATCGAGGCGGGCGTCACCCAGGGCGTCGGCGTCGCGCTGACCGAGAACCTCCGCACCCCTCGGGGCCTGATCCGCCACCCCGATCTCACCGGCTACGCCCTGCCCACCGCCCTGGACGCCCCCGACATCCAGATCGTCAAACTGGTGGAGGAGCGGGACGTCGTGGCCCCGTTCGGCGCGAAGGCGGCCAGCGCGGTGCCGGTGGTCACCTCCCCTGCGGCCATCGCGGCGGCGGTGCGGGCGGCCACGGGACGCCCCGTGAACCGCCTGCCGATCCGGCCGCAGGCGGCGGTGGTGACGGGGGCGTAG
- a CDS encoding DEAD/DEAH box helicase yields MTTTAASHHLSPAFPGRAPWGTASKLRAWQQGAMEKYLQEQPRDFLAVATPGAGKTTFALTLASWLLHHHVVQQVTVVAPTEHLKKQWAEAAARIGIKLDPEYSAGPLGKEYHGVAVTYAGVGVRPMLHRNRSEQRKTLVILDEIHHAGDSKSWGEACLEAFEPATRRLALTGTPFRSDTNPIPFVTYEEGTDGIRRSSADYTYGYGNALADNVVRPVIFLSYSGNMRWRTKAGDEIAARLGEPMTKDAVSQAWRTALDPRGEWMPSVLRAADQRLTEVRKAIPDAGALVIASDQDSARAYAKLIREITGTSATVVLSDDSGASDRIDEFSHSTDRWMVAVRMVSEGVDVPRLAVGVYATTISTPLFFAQVVGRFVRSRRRGETASVFLPTVPDLLTFANEMEVERDHALDKPKKEGEEDPYAEEEKLLQEAEKQQDEDTGEQDMLPFEALESDAVFDRVMYNGAEFGMQAHPGSEEEQDYLGIPGLLEPDQVQLLLQKRQARQIAHSRRKPDAEADLVELPAERRPVVTHKELLELRKQLNGMVGAYSHQSGKPHGVIHTEVRRVCGGPPSAEATAGQLRQRIAKVQEWATRMK; encoded by the coding sequence GTGACTACCACCGCCGCCTCCCACCACCTCTCTCCCGCCTTCCCGGGCCGTGCCCCCTGGGGTACCGCCAGCAAGCTGCGTGCCTGGCAGCAGGGGGCGATGGAGAAGTACCTCCAGGAGCAGCCGCGGGACTTCCTCGCGGTCGCGACCCCGGGTGCCGGGAAGACGACCTTCGCGCTGACGCTCGCGTCCTGGCTGCTGCACCACCACGTCGTGCAGCAGGTGACGGTCGTGGCGCCCACCGAGCACCTGAAGAAGCAGTGGGCCGAGGCCGCGGCGCGGATAGGGATCAAGCTGGACCCGGAGTACAGCGCGGGGCCGCTCGGCAAGGAGTACCACGGGGTCGCGGTCACGTATGCGGGCGTCGGTGTCCGGCCCATGCTGCACCGCAACCGCAGCGAGCAGCGCAAGACCCTCGTCATCCTCGACGAGATCCACCACGCCGGTGACAGCAAGTCCTGGGGCGAGGCGTGCCTGGAGGCATTCGAGCCCGCCACCCGGCGGCTCGCGCTCACCGGGACGCCCTTCCGGTCCGACACCAATCCCATCCCCTTCGTGACCTACGAGGAGGGGACGGACGGAATCCGGCGGTCGTCCGCCGACTACACCTACGGCTACGGCAACGCCCTCGCCGACAACGTCGTGCGGCCCGTCATCTTCCTGTCCTACAGCGGCAACATGCGCTGGCGGACCAAGGCGGGGGACGAGATCGCCGCGCGGCTCGGCGAGCCCATGACCAAGGACGCGGTCAGCCAGGCCTGGCGTACCGCCCTCGATCCGCGCGGCGAGTGGATGCCCAGTGTGCTGCGCGCCGCCGACCAGCGGCTCACCGAGGTCAGGAAGGCCATCCCGGACGCCGGCGCCCTCGTCATCGCCAGCGACCAGGACTCCGCCCGCGCCTACGCCAAGCTGATCCGGGAGATCACGGGGACGAGCGCGACCGTCGTCCTGTCGGACGACTCGGGCGCGTCGGACCGGATCGACGAGTTCAGCCACAGCACCGACCGCTGGATGGTCGCCGTGCGGATGGTGTCCGAGGGCGTCGACGTGCCCCGGCTGGCGGTGGGGGTCTATGCCACCACCATCTCCACCCCGCTGTTCTTCGCGCAGGTCGTCGGGCGGTTCGTGCGGTCGCGGCGGCGCGGCGAGACGGCGTCCGTGTTCCTGCCGACCGTGCCCGACCTGCTCACCTTCGCCAACGAGATGGAGGTGGAGCGGGACCACGCCCTCGACAAGCCGAAGAAGGAGGGTGAGGAGGATCCGTACGCCGAGGAGGAGAAGCTCCTCCAGGAGGCGGAGAAGCAGCAGGACGAGGACACCGGCGAGCAGGACATGCTGCCGTTCGAGGCGCTTGAGTCCGACGCGGTGTTCGACCGGGTCATGTATAACGGCGCCGAGTTCGGGATGCAGGCCCACCCCGGGAGCGAGGAGGAGCAGGACTACCTGGGGATTCCGGGGCTGCTGGAGCCCGACCAGGTGCAGTTGCTGCTCCAGAAGCGGCAGGCGCGGCAGATCGCGCACAGCAGGCGGAAGCCGGACGCCGAGGCCGATCTGGTGGAGCTTCCGGCCGAGCGGCGGCCCGTCGTCACCCACAAGGAGCTGCTTGAGCTGCGCAAACAGCTCAACGGCATGGTCGGCGCGTACTCCCACCAGAGCGGCAAGCCGCACGGCGTCATCCACACCGAGGTGCGGCGGGTGTGCGGCGGACCGCCGAGCGCCGAGGCCACGGCGGGGCAGCTGCGGCAGCGGATCGCCAAGGTGCAGGAGTGGGCCACGCGCATGAAGTGA
- a CDS encoding S16 family serine protease yields the protein MAVAVCALPVVGLLATAALAPLPFSVAQPGMTANVLGENRGEPVITITGTETRRTSGQLRMTTIEATGPDARVGLGDVLDGWFRTDQAIMPRDAVYPSGDTAEEIEEYNEAEMRESQDTATEAALAYLGEDAEDIEVTLRLADVGGPSAGLLFSLGIVEKLEGDGSGGDLTGGRVIAGTGTIDTTGKVGAVGGVTLKTQAAHRDGATVFLVPRAECADAKAELPEGMRLIPVTTLKGAVSSLVALETGKGSVPGC from the coding sequence GTGGCCGTAGCCGTCTGTGCCCTGCCCGTCGTGGGGCTGCTCGCGACGGCGGCGCTCGCGCCGTTGCCGTTCTCCGTGGCACAGCCGGGGATGACGGCGAACGTCCTGGGCGAGAACAGGGGGGAGCCCGTGATCACGATCACCGGCACGGAGACCCGCCGGACCAGCGGCCAGCTGCGGATGACGACGATCGAGGCGACGGGGCCGGACGCCCGTGTCGGTCTCGGCGATGTGCTCGACGGCTGGTTCCGCACGGACCAGGCGATCATGCCGCGCGACGCGGTCTACCCCAGCGGGGACACGGCCGAGGAGATCGAGGAGTACAACGAGGCGGAGATGAGGGAGTCCCAGGACACGGCCACCGAGGCGGCCCTCGCCTACCTCGGCGAGGACGCCGAGGACATCGAGGTCACCCTGCGGCTCGCCGACGTCGGCGGCCCCAGCGCGGGTCTGCTCTTCTCGCTCGGCATCGTCGAGAAACTCGAAGGCGACGGCAGCGGCGGCGATCTCACGGGCGGTCGCGTCATCGCCGGTACGGGAACCATCGACACGACCGGCAAGGTCGGCGCGGTCGGCGGAGTCACCCTCAAGACCCAGGCCGCCCACCGTGACGGCGCCACCGTCTTCCTCGTCCCCAGGGCCGAGTGCGCCGACGCCAAGGCCGAACTGCCCGAGGGGATGCGGCTCATCCCGGTGACGACCCTGAAGGGCGCGGTCAGCTCTCTGGTGGCGCTGGAGACGGGCAAGGGCTCCGTACCCGGCTGCTGA
- a CDS encoding MarR family transcriptional regulator, with the protein MTRRRAWPTAGGALELKESQEGFPVGVRAVLELLRMRGRPMTVPRMGRTLALSRQFVRRMVNEAAGRDLVEAIPNPAHQRSSLFRLTDTGRVTIETLLARESVLPERASGDLTEADVDACVRELTRMLELFEDVDVNRGSAPPPAPAVALPPGTTARGRNRPSR; encoded by the coding sequence GTGACCCGGCGCCGGGCCTGGCCGACGGCGGGCGGCGCGCTGGAGCTGAAGGAATCCCAAGAGGGCTTCCCCGTCGGCGTCCGCGCGGTTCTGGAGCTGTTGCGCATGCGCGGGCGGCCCATGACCGTGCCGCGGATGGGGCGGACGCTGGCGCTGAGCCGGCAGTTCGTGCGGCGGATGGTCAACGAGGCGGCGGGGCGGGACCTCGTCGAGGCGATCCCCAACCCCGCGCACCAGCGGTCCTCCCTGTTCCGGCTGACCGACACCGGCCGCGTGACGATCGAGACGCTGCTCGCCCGGGAGAGCGTGCTGCCGGAGCGGGCGAGCGGTGACCTGACGGAGGCCGACGTCGACGCCTGCGTACGGGAGCTGACGCGGATGCTCGAACTCTTCGAGGACGTGGACGTCAACCGAGGTTCCGCACCTCCACCGGCCCCTGCCGTGGCCCTGCCCCCGGGGACCACCGCCCGTGGCCGGAACCGGCCCTCACGTTAG
- a CDS encoding helix-turn-helix domain-containing protein, whose amino-acid sequence MTAETSQTLDRGLRVLKLLADTDHGLTVTELSTKLGVNRTVVYRLLATLEQHSLVRRDLGGRARVGLGVLRLGRQVHPLVREAALPALRSLAEDIGATAHLTLVDGTEALAVAVVEPTWTDYHVAYRAGFRHSLDRGAAGRAILSGRQQPGDWPGYALTHGELEAGASGAAAPLLGVAGVEGSVGVVMLADAVPERVGPRVMHAAREVADALR is encoded by the coding sequence GTGACCGCGGAGACCTCTCAGACTCTGGATCGAGGACTGCGTGTCCTCAAGTTGCTCGCCGACACCGATCACGGGCTGACCGTCACCGAGCTGTCCACCAAGCTCGGGGTCAACCGGACCGTGGTGTACCGCCTGCTCGCCACGCTGGAGCAGCACTCCCTCGTACGGCGTGACCTGGGCGGACGTGCCCGGGTCGGGCTGGGGGTGCTGCGGCTCGGGCGGCAGGTGCATCCGCTGGTACGGGAGGCCGCGTTGCCGGCGTTGCGGTCGTTGGCCGAGGACATAGGGGCGACCGCGCATCTCACACTGGTCGACGGTACCGAGGCGCTGGCTGTCGCCGTGGTGGAGCCGACGTGGACGGACTACCACGTGGCGTATCGGGCCGGGTTTCGCCATTCCCTGGACCGGGGGGCTGCCGGGCGGGCGATTCTGTCGGGGCGGCAGCAGCCGGGGGACTGGCCGGGGTATGCGCTCACGCACGGGGAACTGGAGGCGGGGGCGAGTGGGGCTGCGGCCCCGTTGCTCGGGGTGGCCGGGGTCGAGGGCAGCGTGGGGGTGGTGATGCTGGCCGACGCGGTACCGGAGCGGGTGGGGCCGCGTGTCATGCACGCGGCCCGGGAGGTCGCGGACGCGCTGCGCTGA
- a CDS encoding ABC transporter ATP-binding protein — protein MADHSTKGSSRATGTTGATIELVNLSKRYPGSRQPSVDSVTLRIHAGETVVLVGPSGCGKSTTLKMINRLIEPSSGSVRINGEDVTGMDPVKLRREVGYAIQSSGLFPHMTVAQNIAIVPRMAGWSASRVKARVAEMLDLVGLDPGEFHDRYPRRLSGGQQHRVGVARALAADPPVLLMDEPFGAVDPITRDHLQDELLRLQRELRKTIVFVTHDFDEAVKLGDRIAILRERSRIAQFDTPEAILAGPADDFVSGFVGAGAALKRLDLTRVRDVEVTDHPTVSLGDPLQQVVNRLRAGGTGEVLLLDRHGRPFKWLRRGDLMRAKGSLARAGTPIHTTVTRDATLREALEAVLTDNTGRVAVTGRHGEYTGVVDMESLLNSVHGLLEADRLEALEHQHELEGARAGRTRAERESRGGEGAP, from the coding sequence GTGGCTGACCACAGCACGAAGGGCTCGTCACGGGCGACTGGTACGACGGGGGCCACCATTGAGTTGGTCAACCTCAGCAAGCGGTATCCAGGCAGTCGTCAACCATCCGTCGACAGCGTCACCCTGCGGATCCATGCCGGCGAGACGGTGGTGCTGGTCGGGCCGTCCGGGTGCGGCAAGTCCACAACGCTCAAGATGATCAACAGGTTGATCGAGCCGTCCAGCGGCTCCGTCCGGATCAACGGTGAGGACGTCACCGGCATGGATCCGGTCAAGCTGCGGCGCGAGGTGGGCTACGCGATCCAGTCGTCCGGTCTCTTCCCGCACATGACCGTCGCCCAGAACATCGCGATCGTGCCGAGGATGGCCGGTTGGTCCGCGTCCCGGGTGAAGGCGCGGGTGGCGGAGATGCTGGACCTGGTGGGGCTCGACCCGGGCGAGTTCCACGACAGGTATCCGCGTCGGCTCTCCGGCGGCCAGCAGCATCGGGTGGGCGTGGCACGGGCCCTGGCCGCCGATCCGCCCGTCCTGTTGATGGACGAGCCGTTCGGGGCGGTGGACCCGATCACCCGCGACCACCTCCAGGACGAGCTGCTGCGGCTCCAGCGCGAGCTGCGCAAGACGATCGTGTTCGTCACCCATGACTTCGACGAGGCGGTCAAGCTGGGCGACCGGATCGCGATCCTGCGGGAGCGGTCGCGCATCGCGCAGTTCGACACCCCGGAGGCGATCCTCGCGGGCCCCGCCGACGACTTCGTCTCCGGTTTCGTGGGCGCGGGCGCCGCGCTGAAGCGACTCGATCTCACGCGCGTACGGGATGTCGAGGTCACCGACCATCCGACGGTCAGCCTGGGTGACCCGCTGCAGCAGGTCGTCAACCGGCTGCGGGCCGGCGGCACCGGCGAGGTCCTGCTCCTCGACCGGCACGGGCGGCCCTTCAAGTGGCTGCGGCGCGGCGACCTGATGCGCGCCAAAGGGTCGCTCGCGCGGGCCGGGACCCCGATCCACACCACCGTGACCAGGGACGCCACCCTGCGGGAGGCGCTGGAGGCCGTACTGACCGACAACACGGGGCGGGTCGCCGTCACCGGCCGGCACGGGGAGTACACCGGCGTCGTCGACATGGAGTCCCTGCTCAACTCCGTCCACGGGCTCCTGGAGGCCGACCGGCTGGAGGCGCTGGAGCACCAGCACGAGCTGGAGGGGGCCCGGGCCGGGCGGACGCGCGCGGAGCGGGAGAGCCGCGGCGGGGAGGGGGCACCGTGA
- a CDS encoding ABC transporter permease: MPDSPATSAGPAAPGTAPPSDDAPPPPRSPSPTLTWQKLTVLPSVLVVVLLTTWLWFRQAELDAISVNALSNGQVWQALWQHVQLTAISTFFVLIIAIPLGVLLTRERFRRATPVALTVANTGQAAPAIGLLALLVIWLGIGRKAALVGIIVYAVLPVLSNTIAGLKANDPTLLEAARGIGMSPAEVLARVELPLAVPLILAGVRTALVLNVGTATLATFGGGGGLGVLITTGITNQRMPVLVLGSILTVALALLVDWLASLAELALRPRGLETAS, encoded by the coding sequence GTGCCGGACAGCCCAGCCACGTCGGCCGGCCCCGCTGCGCCGGGTACGGCCCCTCCCTCTGATGATGCCCCTCCGCCGCCCAGGTCCCCCAGTCCCACGCTGACCTGGCAGAAGCTGACCGTGTTGCCCTCCGTCCTCGTGGTCGTCCTGCTCACCACCTGGCTCTGGTTCCGGCAGGCCGAGCTGGACGCGATCTCCGTGAACGCCCTCTCGAACGGTCAGGTGTGGCAGGCCCTGTGGCAGCACGTCCAGCTGACCGCGATCTCCACCTTCTTCGTGCTGATCATCGCGATCCCGCTGGGCGTCCTGCTGACCCGGGAGAGGTTCCGCCGGGCCACCCCGGTGGCCCTGACCGTCGCCAACACGGGCCAGGCCGCCCCCGCCATCGGCCTCCTGGCGCTGCTGGTGATCTGGCTGGGCATCGGACGGAAGGCGGCGCTGGTCGGCATCATCGTCTACGCCGTCCTGCCCGTCCTGTCCAACACGATCGCCGGCCTGAAGGCGAACGACCCGACCCTCCTCGAAGCCGCCCGGGGCATCGGCATGTCCCCGGCGGAAGTGCTCGCCCGCGTCGAACTCCCCCTGGCCGTACCGCTGATCCTCGCGGGCGTACGCACCGCCCTCGTCCTGAACGTGGGCACGGCGACCCTCGCCACCTTCGGCGGGGGCGGCGGCCTCGGCGTACTGATCACGACCGGGATCACCAACCAGCGCATGCCCGTCCTCGTGCTCGGCTCGATCCTGACGGTCGCCCTCGCCCTGCTGGTCGACTGGCTCGCCTCGCTGGCGGAACTGGCGTTGCGACCACGGGGCTTGGAGACCGCCTCGTGA
- a CDS encoding ABC transporter permease, with product MSFWEYVVSYHEKLLFDGYQHASAVFQCMVVATVVGVLIGVVTYRGEWAAGLATTTAATLLTVPSLAMIGLLIPVAGLGVAPTLIALTLYGLLPVVRNAIVGLRGVDPALVDAAKGIGMSRPVRLLRVELPLAWPPILTGIRVSTQMLMGIAAIAAYASGPGLGNEIFRGIASLGSANALNQVLAGTLGIVALALLFDAAYVLVGRLTIPRGIRG from the coding sequence GTGAGTTTCTGGGAGTACGTGGTCAGCTACCACGAGAAACTGCTGTTCGACGGATATCAGCACGCCAGCGCGGTCTTCCAGTGCATGGTCGTGGCCACCGTCGTCGGGGTGCTGATCGGCGTCGTCACCTATCGCGGGGAGTGGGCCGCCGGGCTCGCCACGACCACCGCCGCCACCCTTCTGACCGTCCCGTCCCTCGCCATGATCGGTCTGCTGATCCCGGTGGCGGGGCTCGGCGTGGCCCCGACGTTGATCGCGCTGACGCTGTACGGGCTGCTGCCGGTCGTACGGAACGCGATCGTGGGACTGCGCGGGGTCGATCCGGCGCTGGTGGACGCGGCGAAGGGCATCGGGATGTCCCGGCCCGTGCGGCTGCTGCGGGTCGAACTGCCGCTCGCCTGGCCACCGATCCTCACCGGGATCCGGGTCTCCACGCAGATGCTGATGGGCATCGCCGCGATCGCCGCGTACGCCTCCGGGCCGGGCCTCGGCAACGAGATCTTCCGCGGCATCGCCTCGCTGGGCAGTGCCAACGCGCTCAACCAGGTGCTCGCCGGCACGCTCGGCATCGTCGCCCTCGCGCTGCTGTTCGACGCCGCGTACGTGCTGGTCGGGCGGCTGACGATTCCGAGGGGGATCCGTGGCTGA
- a CDS encoding SUKH-4 family immunity protein gives MTTGPMGLTDLNDLNEPGHLSAPAVLAGGPVTRSGLALDLPARLLDEEFGQGSVWRFEDFDFPATLTHEPTRRFLRDMGLPEGHGFFQLDTDIPLPTLAEYHAGEHPAGSTAGRLPPRAAHLIRLGHFVEGNSLVVDGTTGAILNWSEPESALCPLDADISTLAFTLWLLHREKREGAPTGCWVEALRNEACAGSGAARETAAGIEPA, from the coding sequence ATGACGACGGGACCAATGGGCCTGACGGACCTGAACGACCTGAACGAACCGGGTCACTTGAGTGCCCCGGCGGTGCTGGCCGGTGGACCGGTCACCCGGTCGGGGCTGGCGCTCGACCTGCCCGCCCGCCTGCTGGACGAGGAGTTCGGGCAGGGCAGCGTGTGGCGCTTCGAGGACTTCGACTTCCCGGCCACGCTCACCCACGAGCCGACCCGCCGCTTCCTGCGGGACATGGGTCTGCCCGAGGGACACGGCTTCTTCCAGCTCGACACGGACATCCCGCTGCCGACCCTCGCCGAGTACCACGCCGGCGAGCACCCGGCAGGCTCCACCGCCGGCCGACTTCCGCCCAGAGCCGCCCACTTGATCCGCCTCGGCCACTTCGTCGAAGGCAACAGCCTCGTCGTCGACGGCACCACCGGCGCGATCCTCAACTGGAGCGAGCCCGAGTCCGCCCTCTGCCCCCTCGACGCCGACATCTCCACCCTCGCCTTCACGCTGTGGCTGCTGCACCGCGAGAAGCGCGAGGGAGCGCCGACGGGCTGCTGGGTGGAGGCCTTGCGGAACGAGGCATGCGCGGGCTCCGGTGCCGCACGGGAGACCGCGGCGGGAATCGAACCCGCGTAG